A genomic window from Populus nigra chromosome 7, ddPopNigr1.1, whole genome shotgun sequence includes:
- the LOC133699077 gene encoding cytochrome P450 77A1-like gives MDLIDLLILCIALIFARLWWRHWSVTGGGPRNLPPGPPGWPIVGNLFQIILQRRPFIYVVRDLRAKYGPIFTLQMGQRTLVIVTSSELIHEALVQRGPTFASRPADSPIRLVFSVGKCAINSAEYGPLWRSLRKNFVTQFINPVRIKQCSWVRQCASENHMKRLKTEALENGFVEVMSNCRLTICSILICLCFGARISEERIKNVEAILKDVMLMTTPKLPDFLPILAPLFRKKMEEAKELRRKQMECLVPLIRNRRAFVEKGENPDSEMASPVGAAYIDSLFDMKPVNRGPLGEQEFVTLCSEVISAGTDTSATTIEWALLNLVQNQEIQEKLYQEIIGCVGKHGVVKEEDTEKMSYLGAIVKETFRRHPPSHFVLSHAATNETQLAGYTIPAVVNVEFYTAWLTEDPDLWKDPGEFRPERFLEGDGVDVDMTGTRGVKMMPFGVGRRICPAWSLGVLHVNMLLARMVHAFKWLPCPTAPPDPTETFAFTVVMKNPLKAVILPR, from the coding sequence ATGGACTTGATAGACCTCCTTATTCTTTGTATTGCACTTATCTTTGCCCGCCTATGGTGGCGACATTGGTCCGTCACCGGCGGCGGGCCAAGGAATCTTCCTCCAGGGCCTCCAGGATGGCCTATTGTGGGCAACTTGTTCCAAATCATCCTCCAACGCCGTCCATTCATCTATGTTGTACGTGATTTACGTGCAAAATATGGTCCAATCTTCACCTTGCAAATGGGCCAACGTACTCTTGTTATTGTCACTAGCTCTGAGCTCATCCATGAAGCCCTAGTTCAAAGAGGCCCTACATTTGCAAGCCGGCCGGCTGACTCCCCGATCAGGCTAGTGTTCAGCGTTGGTAAATGTGCTATCAATTCTGCTGAATATGGTCCTCTTTGGAGATCTCTACGCAAGAACTTTGTCACACAGTTTATAAACCCTGTGAGAATCAAGCAATGTAGTTGGGTTCGACAGTGTGCTTCAGAGAACCATATGAAAAGACTGAAAACCGAGGCCCTTGAAAATGGGTTTGTTGAGGTGATGAGCAACTGTAGGCTCACTATATGTAGCATCTTAATATGTCTTTGCTTCGGTGCAAGAATCTCTGAAGAAAGAATCAAGAACGTTGAAGCTATATTGAAAGATGTGATGTTAATGACAACACCAAAGCTTCCTGATTTCTTGCCAATTCTAGCTCCTTTATTTCGCAAGAAAATGGAAGAAGCCAAAGAATTGAGAAGGAAACAAATGGAGTGTCTGGTTCCATTGATTAGAAACAGGAGGGCCTTTGTGGAGAAAGGTGAGAACCCTGATTCGGAAATGGCGAGTCCAGTTGGTGCAGCCTATATAGACTCTTTGTTTGACATGAAACCGGTAAATAGAGGTCCCTTAGGCGAGCAGGAATTTGTGACATTATGCTCTGAGGTGATCAGTGCTGGTACTGATACTAGTGCAACAACGATTGAATGGGCTCTTCTAAACTTGGTACAAAATCAAGAAATCCAAGAAAAGCTTTACCAAGAAATTATTGGATGTGTAGGGAAACATGGGGTGGTCAAAGAAGAGGATACTGAAAAAATGTCTTATCTCGGTGCAATAGTTAAAGAAACTTTCAGGCGTCACCCACCAAGCCATTTTGTGTTATCTCATGCTGCCACTAATGAGACTCAGCTTGCTGGCTACACCATTCCAGCTGTCGTTAATGTGGAGTTTTACACTGCATGGCTAACTGaagatccggatttgtggaagGATCCGGGTGAGTTTCGACCCGAGAGGTTCTTGGAGGGTGACGGGGTTGATGTGGATATGACCGGGACTCGCGGGGTGAAGATGATGCCTTTTGGCGTCGGACGAAGGATTTGTCCGGCGTGGAGTCTTGGTGTATTGCATGTTAATATGTTGCTTGCTCGGATGGTTCATGCTTTCAAGTGGTTGCCTTGCCCGACCGCCCCGCCCGACCCGACGGAGACTTTTGCTTTTACTGTTGTGATGAAGAATCCTCTAAAAGCTGTGATATTGCCTAGGTAA